In Nymphaea colorata isolate Beijing-Zhang1983 chromosome 3, ASM883128v2, whole genome shotgun sequence, a genomic segment contains:
- the LOC116251234 gene encoding transcription factor bHLH62, producing MEKESFLMNGNGSNLSALNYSQVAMEMQRDIPSSTPTESFAHHFLNVNWEIPLDQGLPFHPALSSLISSTTSSTVPPATDGFAMKELIGRLGSVCNSGEISPTSQAMGTPLAGSIDASSPSFSTPLNSAPNLNLGVGHSRVNGSVPISGNSMAAPHCLAPFQADPGFVERAAKYSSFGNRGFSGLGLQEPEMPYSGKLSRVSSSNSLKGGAQMSRDTTLSANFSETDAKPASGWVGNSDGGPDRKFSRLSRASTPCSDEAELGTGCEESTVCDQVVKGEIGSKAATESGGRKRKAVPKGKAETPTSSNSKEAKIMDIDESKMKKIKGAESGSDEKVEAKPKSEQNGSPSAGDGNQKQSKDTPKPVEAPKDYIHVRARRGQATDSHSLAERVRREKISERMKFLQGLVPGCNKVIGKAVMLDEIINYVQSLQRQVEFLSMKLATVNPRLDFNIEGLLQKEMLQSRVSPSRAMYPLDSSTSAFPYGSRPQQGPLQSSITSVSETQCPVNPFDSTLSRSLGMQLPLTDGYADSSSQLTAIWDDELQSVVQMAFGQNQGALFTSQNFQGSLPTGHMKIELQ from the exons ATGGAAAAGGAAAGCTTCCTTATGAATGGTAATGGTAGCAACCTTTCTGCTCTGAACTACAGCCAAGTCGCTATGGAAATGCAGAGAGACATCCCTTCTTCCACCCCAACTGAATCCTTCGCTCATCATTTCCTCAACGTGAATTGGGAGATCCCTTTGGATCAAGGCCTTCCATTCCACCCTGCGCTGAGCTCCTTGATCTCCTCAACTACGTCCTCCACCGTCCCGCCCGCGACTGATGGCTTCGCCATGAAAGAGCTCATTGGGAGGCTTGGAAGTGTCTGCAACTCCGGAGAGATCTCCCCAACATCACAAGCAATGGGGACTCCTTTAGCTGGGAGCATTGATGCTAGCTCTCCTTCTTTCAGCACGCCTCTGAATTCCGCTCCCAATCTCAACCTGGGCGTGGGGCATTCCAGAGTGAACGGAAGTGTACCCATTTCCGGGAACTCGATGGCTGCTCCACACTGCTTGGCTCCCTTCCAAGCTGACCCAGGCTTTGTAGAAAGAGCTGCTAAATATTCTTCATTTGGGAACAGGGGATTCAGTGGTTTAGGCCTTCAGGAGCCTGAAATGCCTTACAGTGGCAAGCTATCTAGAGTCTCGAGCAGTAACTCTCTGAAGGGTGGTGCCCAGATGAGCAGGGATACCACTCTTTCAGCCAATTTTTCTGAAACAGATGCGAAACCTGCTTCTGGTTGGGTTGGCAACAGTGATGGCGGTCCGGATCGGAAGTTTAGCAGGTTGTCCAGGGCCTCCACGCCCTGTTCAGACGAAGCAGAATTAGGCACCGGCTGTGAGGAATCAACCGTTTGTGATCAGGTAGTGAAGGGCGAGATTGGATCAAAAGCTGCAACCGAGAGCGGTGGTAGAAAGAGGAAGGCAGTTCCCAAGGGGAAAGCAGAGACACCCACTTCGTCAAACAGCAAGGAAGCAAAG ATCATGGACATTGACGAgtcaaaaatgaagaaaatcaaaggTGCAGAATCTGGGTCTGatgaaaaagttgaagcaaAACCAAAGTCTGAGCAGAACGGTAGTCCGAGTGCTGGAGATGGAAACCAGAAGCAGTCTAAAGATACCCCAAAACCAGTTGAGGCCCCCAAAGATTATATCCACGTCCGAGCTAGGAGGGGCCAAGCAACAGACAGCCACAGCCTCGCAGAGAGG GTGAGAAGAGAAAAGATCAGCGAACGCATGAAATTTCTGCAAGGTCTTGTCCCTGGATGCAATAAG GTAATCGGCAAGGCAGTAATGCTTGACGAGATCATAAACTACGTGCAGTCATTGCAACGACAAGTTGAG TTTCTTTCAATGAAGCTAGCCACTGTTAATCCCAGACTCGACTTCAACATTGAGGGGCTCCTTCAAAAAGAG ATGCTTCAATCACGTGTATCTCCCTCACGTGCGATGTATCCACTAGACTCGTCTACTTCAGCATTCCCCTATGGTAGCCGTCCTCAACAGGGGCCACTTCAGAGTTCCATCACTTCAGTCTCAGAGACGCAGTGCCCTGTAAATCCATTTGACTCTACTCTTTCTAGAAGTCTTGGCATGCAATTGCCTTTGACTGATGGATATGCTGATTCTTCATCGCAG CTTACCGCAATTTGGGATGATGAACTACAAAGTGTTGTCCAGATGGCCTTTGGCCAGAATCAAGGAGCTTTATTTACCTCACAAAACTTTCAAG GCTCACTGCCCACAGGCCACATGAAAATCGAGCTCCAATGA